One stretch of Limisphaera ngatamarikiensis DNA includes these proteins:
- a CDS encoding alginate export family protein translates to MKMRTTPAGPAPLAGMARLLVPGCLGLLLPLTAAGQAAPGKSSTLINGWLQQQSTLWKDWDIGGEARARVETYENASPASPAADFQASGVDNDDTFILTREKFHVGYQHSWFRFYTEVRNSNSSGEDARGRPGEDRLDLQEAHVSLGDLKTFPLQLQAGRMELSYGDERLIGRSDWGNITRSFDAVRLRFQEDSFWADAFVSRVVVPRDGRFNQSNEKDHFWGLYGGVKKLFPWQDLEVYFLGRNTDAPNRARVGSRDIYTVGVRAVSPRNSLGNWDYAIEALHQFGNITQSGRQRDQDAWAATVAAGYTWKDTWGTPRLGFEYNFSTGDSDPNDGKSQTLDNLFPTNHKLYGIMDVVGWRNIHNPMARLQVKPAPTLTVNVDYMFFWLADTADYFYPQSGSGRNGLGYGRNASYDSFVGSELDVDVIWSAARWLNLRAGYSHFFTGDYIDQSKRAVGGSKDADWAYVQATVVF, encoded by the coding sequence ATGAAAATGAGAACCACGCCCGCCGGCCCTGCCCCGTTGGCCGGGATGGCCCGACTGCTGGTGCCGGGATGCCTGGGCCTGCTGCTGCCACTCACCGCGGCAGGGCAGGCGGCCCCGGGCAAGTCCTCCACCCTGATCAACGGATGGTTGCAGCAGCAATCAACCCTTTGGAAAGACTGGGACATTGGCGGAGAAGCCCGGGCCCGCGTAGAAACTTATGAAAACGCATCCCCGGCGTCACCCGCCGCCGACTTCCAGGCTTCCGGGGTGGATAATGATGACACCTTCATCCTGACCCGGGAAAAGTTCCACGTGGGCTATCAACATTCCTGGTTCCGGTTCTACACGGAGGTACGCAACAGCAACAGTTCCGGTGAGGACGCCCGCGGGCGTCCCGGTGAGGACCGCCTTGACCTCCAGGAGGCCCATGTGAGTCTCGGAGACCTCAAAACGTTCCCGCTGCAATTGCAGGCCGGCCGCATGGAGCTGAGCTACGGGGACGAACGCCTCATCGGCCGCTCCGACTGGGGCAACATCACACGGTCGTTTGATGCGGTGCGCCTGCGGTTCCAGGAGGACTCGTTCTGGGCCGATGCCTTCGTCAGCCGCGTGGTCGTGCCCCGCGATGGCCGCTTCAACCAATCCAACGAAAAAGACCACTTCTGGGGGTTGTACGGCGGGGTCAAGAAGTTGTTCCCCTGGCAGGACCTCGAAGTCTACTTCCTGGGCCGGAACACGGACGCGCCCAACCGTGCCCGGGTCGGTTCCCGCGACATCTACACCGTCGGCGTCCGCGCCGTGTCGCCCAGGAACTCCCTGGGCAACTGGGATTACGCGATCGAGGCCCTGCACCAGTTCGGCAACATCACCCAGAGCGGCCGTCAACGCGATCAGGACGCTTGGGCGGCCACCGTGGCCGCAGGTTATACGTGGAAGGACACCTGGGGGACACCTCGTCTGGGATTCGAATACAACTTCTCCACCGGTGACAGCGATCCCAACGACGGCAAAAGCCAAACCCTCGACAATCTGTTCCCGACCAACCACAAGCTCTACGGGATCATGGATGTCGTCGGCTGGCGTAACATCCACAACCCCATGGCCCGCCTGCAGGTCAAACCTGCACCAACTCTGACCGTCAACGTGGACTACATGTTCTTCTGGTTGGCCGACACCGCCGACTACTTCTATCCGCAGTCGGGCTCCGGTAGGAATGGGCTCGGGTACGGACGCAACGCTTCCTACGACAGTTTCGTGGGATCCGAGCTCGATGTGGACGTGATCTGGTC